In Rhinoraja longicauda isolate Sanriku21f chromosome 13, sRhiLon1.1, whole genome shotgun sequence, one genomic interval encodes:
- the LOC144599130 gene encoding uncharacterized protein LOC144599130 — translation MKEMATIRFAHQIFLVLSVSLWQNARGESLTLSQSPSTIMKNYGETATILCKLSRGNFTDAMCLVWYKYTLGNQIKVGEIRLKTSNIAVNDQIQLLWDLGTNTATMLIQQLKKNDSGTYGCELLSVAEFVFIKKANTTNITVIFAEGQQATSEQKNSTTIATELSKNRKVEIIVAAVIAAFVIICTLIFIFIRYRPKKQDPDPSPPTADAECQKPNDRISTVYSIDYAVLQVPGKNIRRNLTTSVASDDSNYATITFAPE, via the exons ATGAAAGAGATGGCCACAATAAGGTTTGCTCATCAAATCTTCCTAGTCCTCTCTGTGTCCTTATGGCAAAATGCTCGGG GTGAATCACTGACTCTGTCGCAGTCCCCATCAACCATCATGAAGAACTATGGGGAAACAGCTACCATCCTCTGTAAGCTTTCGAGGGGAAATTTCACTGATGCCATGTGCCTGGTGTGGTACAAGTATACATTGGGGAACCAAATCAAGGTTGGAGAAATCCGTTTGAAGACCAGCAACATAGCTGTTAATGACCAAATCCAATTGTTATGGGACCTTGGCACGAACACAGCAACAATGTTAATTCAGCAACTGAAGAAGAATGACTCTGGCACATATGGCTGTGAACTGCTTTCAGTGGCAGAGTTTGTTTTCATCAAGAAAGCAAATACAACAAACATCACTGTTATCTTTGCTG AAGGACAGCAGGCAACTTCAGAACAAAAAAACAGCACAACAATTGCGACAGAGTTATCAAAAAATCGCAAAGTTGAGATAATCGTTGCAGCAGTGATAGCTGCTTTTGTCATCATATGtacattaatttttatttttatcagATACCGACCAAAAAAACAAG ATCCTGATCCCAGTCCCCCAACAGCAGATGCCGAGTGTCAG AAGCCAAACGATCGTATTTCCACGGTGTACTCCATTGACTACGCTGTACTACAGGTCCCTGGGAAAAATATTAGACGGAATCTAACAACCTCTGTCGCCTCTGATGATTCAAACTATGCTACGATTACATTTGCCCCTGAATAG